The following DNA comes from Thermococcus piezophilus.
GAACCACGAGGTTGCCCTCCCTATCCCTTCCAAGGATGTCCACTATGCCGTGGCCAATGGACTTCTCGCGGAAGAGGGGCCTGAAGCCAGGCTCAATTAGCTCGGGGTTTTTGAATATCATCTCCGCCATCTCAGCCTCGCTGCCGGTTAATGCCAGCTCCTCGTAGTCCTCGGCCTTAAAGAGAGAGGCGAGGTAAACCTCCTCCAGCTCGACTTCAAGGATTTCTTTGGGCTTCCTTCTTACGGATCGGAGGACGATAATCCCATCGCGCTCCTCGACGGTTACGAAGCTTCCGGGCGGTTGCCAGTTGACAGGCTCACGCTTCTTGCTCTGGTGAATGAGAAAAGCACCGTCGGGCTTGACAAGTATAACCCTGTCGCCAGAACCGAGCTCGCTCTTAGCCCTGCCGTCGTAGTGAACCTTACACCGGGCAAAAATCGTCAGCATGGCCTCCTTTGATAGCGCGGAATCGATTATCCCTAGAAGCTCCTCGCGGGAGGGGTTCGTCACTGCCTTAACTTTTGACATGGGAAGAGGTAAAGAAGAGGGGTTAAAAAGCTAACTCAGTCCTCGACGCCCTTGTCGGTGATGCGGAATATAGCCTCTCCCTCGGGCAGGTGCGGGCTGTCTATAAGCCTGGCGACGCGCTTTCCAGCCTTGCCCTTCCTGAGGTATATCCTCAGCGTCGCGGAGTGTGCGAGTATATGACCTCCAACGGGCCTCGTCGGATCGCCGAAAAAGGCGTCAGGTTTCGCCTGGACCTGGTTGGTGACGAAGACTGCTATGTCGTAGAGGTCAGCGATGCGGTGAAGGTCTGCTAAGTGCTTTGCCAGCTTCTGCTGCCTCTCGGCAAGAGTTCCCCTTCCAATGTACTCACTTCTGAAGTGGGCCATAAGCGAATCTATGACGATCAGCTTGACGGGCCTCTCAGTCTCGGCTTTCTCCTTGATTATCTCCTCTGCCCTCTCGACAAGAAGCATCTGGTGGTTGCTGTTGAATGCCCTTGCAACATAGATGTTCTTGAGGACCTCCTCCGGATCGAGACCGCGGTTTTCAGCAATCTGCCGTATTCTCTCGGGCCTGAAAGTGTTCTCCGTGTCTATCCAGATGACTGAACCTTGAAGTCCACCTTCCTCTGGCGGAAGCTGAACCATTACTGCCAGAGTGTGGGCCAGCTGGGTCTTACCGCTTCCAAACTCACCGAAGACCTCGGTTATGGCCTGGGTTTCTATACCACCTCCGACCAGCTTATCGAGGCTCTTGCTTCCGGTGGATATCTTGCCTATGGTCCTCCGCTTTTCCATGTACTCGTCAGCGCGCATGAAGGTTCCTATGTTAGCTGCCTCTCTGGCAGCTTGGATTATCTTAAGTGCCGCCCCCTCGCTTATACCGGCTATCTCCTTAAGCTCCATCGGAGATGCAACGGCTATAGCCTCAATGCTGTCGTAGCCAGCCTCGCGGAGCTTCTCGGCAGTAGCGGGACCAACGCCAGGAAGATCCTCTAACGTTTTAATCTCTTTCTGCTTCTTCTTGGTTGAGCTTGATGATGACTCTCCAACAACGTCGAGCTCCTCAAACTCCTCGAGCTCTTTTATTTCATCCTCAGCCTTCTTTTTCTTCGGCATCCCACTCACCCGCTACGACTACCTTCCATAGGGGTAAAAACTAGAGGGTTATATACTTTTCTCAGGGAAATGAACTTTTAAGATTTTGGTTCTAAAGCCAAAAGACCATCAAATTAGCCAAATTTAGCGGAGTAAGCACAGGACAATAAAGTAAAAGCCCAGAAATCCCAGGAGTTCAGCCTTTTCCAGTGGAAACAACACTCCTTATCACGAGCAGTTTTGCCCCTTCCGGGATGGGTTCATTGAGATTCGGTCCGAGGATAGCCCTATCAGTGTAGTAACCGACGAGGAAGTAGCCCTCCGAATAAAGCTTCTGAAACGCCTCGATGTATGGAACACCCCAGAGGTTCTTCCTTACAATAGTGGATATGTCATAGCCCCTGGAGGTGGTCGTCAGGTCATCTATGACATCAACGACTTCTGGTTCGAAGACTGAACTCGCTAAAAGTCTGCCCGCGAGGCTCCTGCTTGTTATAACCCTGTCGGCACCTGCCTGCTTAAGCAGCTCGACGCTCTCTGGCTTCAGTGCTTCCACGAAGACTTTTGCATCAGATATGCGCTTTATCATTAGGGTTGTGAAGACAGACTTCGAGTCGTCCTCGAGGGAAAGTATCACATAGGACGCATCCCCTACCTTGGCCCTCTCAAGAGTCTCTCTATTCGTGGGATCCCCGATGAGAACCTCCACCTCTTCCGGAAGTTCCAGTTTTTTGCGCTCCTCTTCACAGGGGAGAACAACGACTATTGGTCTTGCATCAGCATCTCCAGAGGAAATCGCCGACATGAGCTCACTCACACAGCTGGGAACGCTACTTCCCTGACCTATGATAACGTAATGTCCAGAATACCTTACGCGATGCATGCCCGTCATCCTCCTCAAAGACGATGAAATGAAATATTCAGCTAGAATGGAAACCAGGGCGGTGAAAGTCGAGATTCCAGCGACAGCGGCTATCATAGCTACTATCCGGCCGGCTTCGGTTTGGGGGATTATGTCCCCATAGCCGATCGTGGCCATGGTTATTATTGCCCAGTAGAACGCAGTAAAGAAGTCCACACCCTCCAAATACATGAACAGACCCGCAAAAGCTAACGCCAGTCCCAGAACCACAGTAGCAATTAGGAGAAGCTTGTTCCTGCTCACCCGAATCTTGAGCTTCAAGAGTCTTCTAACGAGGGGTACTGGAATCATGTTGTACACTATCGTTGGCAGGTTTAAAAAAGTATCATTAATGCTTTGTGGTGTCCAGTAATGGAGTTAGATTTCCACTGGAAACAAAGGTCTTTTTCGATGATTATTTGAAAGACCCCCCAGAGTTTCATTTCCACTGGAACCCAATTTTGGAGAATGGATGGATTACATGCCCGAAAAAACAGAAAGCTCCATTTATAAAGAACATTACAAACATAAAATCAACAGATTTTAAATCTGCTCTTTGAATATTTAGACTAATTTTCATGATCTTTATGAGTTTGAGATTTTTTTATGAACATTGTTCATGAAAAAATATAAATATTGGTAATTGTAAAAAGAACGGGAGAGTTTCACCAAAGATCAAGGGATAATATGGGAGTAGCCAAAGTCCGCCTCCACTGGAAACAGAACTCTGGGGGACTACGAAACCGTTTAATGTTCTGTCTTGTGTTTAGTATATATGTTTACCAAAATAGTACGATTTGGAGCATTAGTGTACATTATTTTCTGCCCAAAAATGTTCATTCTGCTTTCAGTGGAAATGCCCACTTGGATGCTATTGTTCATTTTCGAATGTAAATGTTTGATGCACTATTATGTTCTTTGACTCCTTCAGTTTCCGCTGGAACGATACCGTTATTAAGTTTCGAATCGAAAGTTCCCTTGGTGATTCCAGTGGAAGATATTGAGAATCAAGTTCTCAGCTGGCTTAGGGATGGTGACGACAACGCTAAGGACATTGTGGATCTTCCCTGGGTCATAAAAAACGTCGGTCAGAACGCTTACGTTGCTGAGCATCCCCATATGCCATTTGGCCTTATCGTGATGTTCTCTAATGACTTTGTCCATCTGATAGTTCCTCTTCGTCTTGAGACCATTTCCATGACGAAAGACGAGCGCTTGAAGATTTACCACACACTTCTCCTGCTCAATGATAGAGTCAACCTAATGAAATTCACACTCTCCGGGATGAACGATGAGATATACCTCCGTGTGGACCTCGACAAGAAATCCCTGGGTAAGGCCGAGTTCAATGATGCCTTGACGTCACTTCTGGTAGGTCTTCAATCGGCCGTCGAGGCCCTTGGCTTAGAGGAGGCCTTTGCCAGGGATGTGTTTGATCGCATTGTCTGGATGATCTTCGAGAGGCTTCAGAAAGGGGCTACACGGGAAGAACTTCTCCGCTTCCTGGTGGTTAAAGTCGGAATGCCTGAAGCCGATGCCAAACGGCTGCTCAAAGAGATATTCGAGGCCCAGGAAGAGGCTAACTCTCGTGAACTGGACAACACAATATATCTCTGACGATTTTTCTGTTGGCCCTCTATTCTTTTTACATCCCTCTGTTCAACAAGGCATATAAACCCCTGAAGCTCACTACCTACGCTTTCCTCTGTATCCGGTGCTTCCTGTGGAGCACATGTTTAGCGTTCATGATCACAATGATGAAGTCGTATGATTTACAGTTATTGTCTTTAAAATTGTCATATGTTCCAACTGTGATTCGGAGCTCTGTACAATAATCACGGCTGGAGCTGGATTTCCAGTGGAATGGGTGGTGCTGATGGACGACAATTACCTTGATTCAATCTTCGAGAAGTATCTTCATGCCAAGAAGATTTTCAAAAATAAGGAGGTTTTAAGGCATAGCTATACGCCCAGAGAGCTTCCTCACAGGCGTGAACAGATTGAGAACCTTGCGCACATTCTCGTTCCGGTTCTTAGAGGTGAAACTCCTTCCAACGTTTTCGTCTACGGCAAAACCGGTACTGGTAAGACCGTCACCATAAAGTTCGTCACAGAGGAGCTGAAGAAGATATCCCAAAAGTACAACGTTCCCGTTGATGTTATCTATGTCAACTGTGAGATAGTCGACACACAGTACCGTGTTCTTGCCAACATAGTGAACCACTTCCGCGAGGAGAGTGGCGTTGAAGTTCCGCTCGTAGGATGGCCGACCGATGAGGTGTACTCCAAGCTCAAGGTGGTCATAGATGCCAAAGAGCGCTTCGTCATCATAGTCCTCGATGAGATTGACAAACTCATCAAAAAGAGCGGTGACGATATTCTTTACTCTCTCACGAGGATAAACACCGAACTTCACCGGGCGAAGGTTAGCATAATTGGCATATCCAACGACCTCAAGTTCAAGGACTACCTGGACCCGCGCGTTCTTTCAAGTCTAAGCGAGGAGGAGGTTGTCTTCCCACCTTACGACGCCAATCAGCTGCGGGATATACTCATGCAGCGTGCTAAGGATGCCTTTAACGAAGGTGTTCTCGATGACAGTGTAGTTCCCCTCTGTGCTGCCTTGGCAGCCCGCGAGCACGGTGATGCAAGGCGCGCCCTTGACCTGCTCCGCGTCGCTGGAGAAATAGCCGAGCGCGAAGGGGCGAGCAAGGTAACCGAGCGCCACGTCTGGAAGGCCCAAGAGAAGATAGAGCAGGACACCATGGAGGAGGTCATAAAGACCCTTCCGCTCCACTCAAAGGTTCTCCTCTATGCTATCGTTCTCCTGGACGAGAACGGCGAGCTGCCCGCAAACACTGGCGACGTCTATTCTGTCTACAAGTCCCTCTGCGACCACATAGACCTTGAACCGCTAACTCAGAGGCGCGTGAGTGATTTAATAAATGAACTAGATATGCTCGGCATCATAAACGCCAAGGTCGTCAGCAAGGGCCGCTATGGTAGAACCAAGGAGATAAGGCTCAACGTAACTCCTTATAAGGTCAAGAACATATACCGTCATGATCACCAGCTCCAGACGGTGCTCACTATAAGCATGTCCCGCCAGAGGAGGTTGCTCTGATGGGTCTGATTGAGGATTTAATGGCTAACAACTATCTAATCACTCCGTCGGCCTATTACCTCCTTGTTGATGGCTATAAGAAGGACTTTACTCTCGCTGAGCTCATCAAGTTCGCCAAGACAAGGGGTACCTTTGTAATAGACTCCACCGTCGCCAGGGAGTTTCTCATGGAGAAGGGCATGGCTCCATTGGAAAGTTCGATCTCTTCTTCTGCAGAATTCCACCCCCATGTTGAAGAGCAAACTTCAGAAGATATGGCTTCTGAAGCTGAAATGCTTGTTGAAACGCCTGGAACTATCGACTCGTCTGCTGTGGATGGAGAAATACTCGAACTGACAACTGTGGCTGCTGTTCATAGTGCTGACGAAGGAACGTCTATTTCCACTGGAACCTCCTCTGAAAGCGGGGGTGATATGTCTGAAATGGGCCTGTTGGGGCAAGAAGAGCCCAACTTTTCTGGGGGGGAGAGTTATATTTCCACTGGAACTCTGGGGGAATCCCCCTTTATAGGTGACTCTGAATCTGAAACCGAAGTCATGGAGGCCTCCATTTCTGAGGTTGCTGATGAAACCCTTCCAGTGGAAGGGGGGCTTTCAGTCGAAGAGGCTCCGACTGGAAACGACAATGGCAATGTCCCCAGCTACGTGAGCAGTGAGGAGGCCGATAACGGCGTCAAGCCGGGGATAGTCTACGGTGACTATGGTGTTCCGATAGCCTACGTCGAGGAGGTTCCTGAAGAAGAGAAGAGCTATTCAGTCTATTCTGCCTTTAGGATATCTCCAAAGGAAGGCTTCTACTACAGGGCCAAAGAGATTCCAGAGGATTATGAAATTGCCTTCGATGTCAAGGACGCCAAGTTCACCATTCCGAAGGCCAAGGACGCCCGGGGCAAGGAGGGGGAGATAATAATCAAGGTCTATGCGGACTACTTCAGGAGCAGGCTCAAGAAGATGCGCCGTATTCTTCGCGAGAATCCG
Coding sequences within:
- the nucS gene encoding endonuclease NucS, translating into MSKVKAVTNPSREELLGIIDSALSKEAMLTIFARCKVHYDGRAKSELGSGDRVILVKPDGAFLIHQSKKREPVNWQPPGSFVTVEERDGIIVLRSVRRKPKEILEVELEEVYLASLFKAEDYEELALTGSEAEMAEMIFKNPELIEPGFRPLFREKSIGHGIVDILGRDREGNLVVLELKRRRADLHAVSQLKRYVEALRAEHPAVRGILVAPSLTSGAKKLLEKEGLEFRRVQPPKRESVAKGRQTTLF
- the radA gene encoding DNA repair and recombination protein RadA gives rise to the protein MPKKKKAEDEIKELEEFEELDVVGESSSSSTKKKQKEIKTLEDLPGVGPATAEKLREAGYDSIEAIAVASPMELKEIAGISEGAALKIIQAAREAANIGTFMRADEYMEKRRTIGKISTGSKSLDKLVGGGIETQAITEVFGEFGSGKTQLAHTLAVMVQLPPEEGGLQGSVIWIDTENTFRPERIRQIAENRGLDPEEVLKNIYVARAFNSNHQMLLVERAEEIIKEKAETERPVKLIVIDSLMAHFRSEYIGRGTLAERQQKLAKHLADLHRIADLYDIAVFVTNQVQAKPDAFFGDPTRPVGGHILAHSATLRIYLRKGKAGKRVARLIDSPHLPEGEAIFRITDKGVED
- a CDS encoding potassium channel family protein; translated protein: MIPVPLVRRLLKLKIRVSRNKLLLIATVVLGLALAFAGLFMYLEGVDFFTAFYWAIITMATIGYGDIIPQTEAGRIVAMIAAVAGISTFTALVSILAEYFISSSLRRMTGMHRVRYSGHYVIIGQGSSVPSCVSELMSAISSGDADARPIVVVLPCEEERKKLELPEEVEVLIGDPTNRETLERAKVGDASYVILSLEDDSKSVFTTLMIKRISDAKVFVEALKPESVELLKQAGADRVITSRSLAGRLLASSVFEPEVVDVIDDLTTTSRGYDISTIVRKNLWGVPYIEAFQKLYSEGYFLVGYYTDRAILGPNLNEPIPEGAKLLVIRSVVSTGKG
- a CDS encoding DNA-binding protein, which produces MEDIENQVLSWLRDGDDNAKDIVDLPWVIKNVGQNAYVAEHPHMPFGLIVMFSNDFVHLIVPLRLETISMTKDERLKIYHTLLLLNDRVNLMKFTLSGMNDEIYLRVDLDKKSLGKAEFNDALTSLLVGLQSAVEALGLEEAFARDVFDRIVWMIFERLQKGATREELLRFLVVKVGMPEADAKRLLKEIFEAQEEANSRELDNTIYL
- a CDS encoding ORC1-type DNA replication protein, which produces MDDNYLDSIFEKYLHAKKIFKNKEVLRHSYTPRELPHRREQIENLAHILVPVLRGETPSNVFVYGKTGTGKTVTIKFVTEELKKISQKYNVPVDVIYVNCEIVDTQYRVLANIVNHFREESGVEVPLVGWPTDEVYSKLKVVIDAKERFVIIVLDEIDKLIKKSGDDILYSLTRINTELHRAKVSIIGISNDLKFKDYLDPRVLSSLSEEEVVFPPYDANQLRDILMQRAKDAFNEGVLDDSVVPLCAALAAREHGDARRALDLLRVAGEIAEREGASKVTERHVWKAQEKIEQDTMEEVIKTLPLHSKVLLYAIVLLDENGELPANTGDVYSVYKSLCDHIDLEPLTQRRVSDLINELDMLGIINAKVVSKGRYGRTKEIRLNVTPYKVKNIYRHDHQLQTVLTISMSRQRRLL